The DNA region AGGGCATAGGAGGAACCTGTGTATGAAGCATAGTGTTAGATCCATTGGTTTGAGGCTGATCGCGGCAGTTGTTGGGATGTCATTGATCTCTGCTTGCCAATCGCAGGATCGGCTGACCGTTGTCGAACCGGACGGCGGTCAAGCTCCGGAACAGAGTGCAGCGGATCCGGGAGGCAAGCAAGGGGAGCGCAGGCTAACGGTTGTGGAGGGAGCACCTGGTCCGAATGAACAGCAGCTAGTCGTGGATGGCACGCACCGGATATCGGCATCCCATATCGAGGCATGGCTGTCGGAGGAGGAGCTTCGGATCACCATGACGGAAATGGTGAAGGAAGCTACCGAAACGGAGGAGCCGGAATATGCGTACACCCCGGCAATCGTGAATTTGAATAACGGTGTACGTCGCGAGCTTTCGAAGCAGGAGAAGACGCCGCCCGCAGCACAGCTTGTCAAAGAGCAGGTGTCGCCGGATGGAAAATACAGCTTCGTCCAGAAGTGGAGGGATAAGTACACGGCTGACAACTTCATCAAGAACCTGCAGACGGGGGAGCTTATACCGGTCAAGGGCGATAATTACATGGAGATCGGAGGCTGGCTGGATTCGGATACGTATGTGCTGGCTGCCGGTTCAATGCAAGGGAAAGGGGATATCCGGCTCATTGCAACAGACGGCTCCTATTCGAACATGGATATTGAGGATGAGCATGTCGAATCCTACCTTTCATTCGGTGCGAGCAA from Paenibacillus ihbetae includes:
- a CDS encoding WD40 repeat domain-containing protein; this encodes MKHSVRSIGLRLIAAVVGMSLISACQSQDRLTVVEPDGGQAPEQSAADPGGKQGERRLTVVEGAPGPNEQQLVVDGTHRISASHIEAWLSEEELRITMTEMVKEATETEEPEYAYTPAIVNLNNGVRRELSKQEKTPPAAQLVKEQVSPDGKYSFVQKWRDKYTADNFIKNLQTGELIPVKGDNYMEIGGWLDSDTYVLAAGSMQGKGDIRLIATDGSYSNMDIEDEHVESYLSFGASKGRIYYTDMNHVLKVIEPGQTEPVHLIDHVWSFDISPNGEYIAVTTTAEPGGNQGSELLIYDASGNLQGSLIGKGNLVSYVSWSTDSAKLAFDVYSENESGMNGVYVFDTASGKVTWLAPYYSSVHPAAHPVYPLSWSPSGKKLGITTEDKESLLVTQIVEFR